The following are from one region of the Saccharomyces kudriavzevii IFO 1802 strain IFO1802 genome assembly, chromosome: 12 genome:
- the ACE2 gene encoding DNA-binding transcription factor ACE2 (similar to Saccharomyces cerevisiae SWI5 (YDR146C) and ACE2 (YLR131C); ancestral locus Anc_8.326) → MDNVADPWYIDPSGLVKDPQDEVYARHHDNVNPSIPQLENYSSNNEGADGLDNLLGMDYYNIDDLLTQELRDLDIPLVPSPMTGDEPSDRKDIDKTWNFASDNNNPSHYSKKSISSHKRGLSGTAIFGFLGHNKTLSISSFQQTILNMSKDPQPMELVNELGNHVKKNDNEDFAQIREKDGENSYLSQVLLKQQEELRIALEKQKEVNEKLEKQLRDNQVQQEKLRRVLEEQEEVAQKLVSGAAKSNSNPESPVVLKTPAMQSSKAKDNAIIVTTNSANGGYQFPPPTLISPPMSNTSMNGSPSRKCHRQRYPNRSPGSAGINLFSSNSTYLRDTELLSFSPANYNLNMDDLNYNDNHDKNNNDRRNNPGDNISQLFEKNSPGGLSISPRMNGKSLRSPFLLSSNKSKDDRYGIGTLTSRTQLSPIHRKKESAVSTVSTISQLQDDTEPIHMRNTRSAMARDGDSLPSTSILPPIPGSSNNTPIKNSLPQKHLFQHTPSKAQNHTLPKDGNNTDSLLNATNFTERRKDVKTPIRNNSWRETENHTRAAPIAHDLHESPTLDVTPDEIILRATPMKITKKPTTLPPGTIDQYVKELPDKLFECLYPNCRKVFKRRYNIRSHIQTHLQDRPYSCDFPGCTKAFVRNHDLIRHKISHNAKKYVCPCGKRFNREDALMVHRSRMICAGGKKLEHSINKKLTSPKKSLLDSPHETSPVKETIARDKDGSILMKMEEQLRNDMRKHGLLDPPPSPAPYDQNPNHTTSSESDDI, encoded by the coding sequence ATGGATAACGTTGCAGATCCATGGTATATAGATCCCTCAGGCTTAGTAAAAGACCCTCAAGATGAAGTGTATGCTCGGCATCATGACAATGTCAATCCTTCCATACCCCAACTCGAAAATTATTCCTCGAATAATGAAGGTGCAGATGGTCTCGATAACTTATTGGGCATGGACTACTATAACATCGATGACCTGTTGACTCAAGAATTAAGAGATTTAGATATTCCATTAGTACCTTCCCCTATGACCGGCGATGAACCTAGTGATAGGAAAGATATTGACAAAACATGGAATTTTGCTAGTGACAACAACAATCCATCCCATTACAGCAAGAAATCAATATCTTCACATAAGAGAGGTCTTAGTGGTACAGcaatttttggatttctGGGTCATAACAAGACATTAAGTATTTCTAGCTTCCAGCAAACCATTTTAAACATGTCCAAAGATCCTCAGCCCATGGAACTCGTAAACGAACTGGGAAACCACgtgaaaaagaatgataATGAGGATTTTGCTCAGATAAGAGAAAAGGATGGTGAAAATAGTTATTTAAGTCAGGTCTTGCTGAAACAGCAGGAGGAACTGAGGATCGCCttggaaaaacaaaaggaagTGAACGAAAAACTGGAGAAGCAATTAAGAGACAACCAAGTacaacaagaaaagttgCGAAGAGTAttagaagaacaagaagaagtgGCTCAAAAGTTGGTATCTGGGGCAGCAAAATCTAATTCCAACCCCGAATCTCCAGTCGTATTAAAGACGCCGGCTATGCAAAGCAGTAAAGCGAAAGATAATGCTATAATTGTCACAACAAACTCCGCCAATGGGGGCTATCAATTTCCCCCGCCGACGTTGATATCACCCCCGATGTCAAATACATCAATGAATGGTTCTCCATCTAGAAAGTGCCACAGACAACGATATCCAAACAGAAGCCCGGGAAGTGCTGGGATAAACCTATTTTCCTCCAATAGCACTTACTTAAGGGATACCGAACtgctttcattttcccCGGCAAACTATAATTTGAATATGGATGATTTGAACTACAACGATAATCACGAcaaaaacaacaacgatagaagaaataatcCTGGTGACAACATATCTCAGCTattcgaaaaaaattcccCAGGCGGGCTTAGTATCTCACCGAGGATGAACGGTAAAAGTTTGAGATCACCTTTTCTCCTCAGCAGCAATAAAAGCAAAGACGATCGATACGGCATTGGGACACTCACATCCAGGACGCAATTGTCACCTATTCATAGGAAAAAGGAATCCGCAGTTTCCACTGTCTCGACCATTTCACAACTACAGGATGACACAGAACCCATTCATATGAGGAATACTCGGAGCGCAATGGCAAGAGATGGAGACAGTTTACCGTCAACAAGCATACTACCTCCCATTCCTGGTTCCAGCAATAACACTCCAATTAAAAACTCCCTGCCGCAAAAACATTTATTCCAACACACACCCAGCAAAGCCCAAAACCACACATTACCAAAGGATGGAAATAATACAGATTCACTTCTTAATGCAACAAATTTTACAGAACGCCGAAAAGATGTCAAGACACCTATACGAAATAACAGTTGGAGAGAAACGGAAAACCATACACGAGCTGCACCTATCGCACATGATCTTCATGAAAGCCCTACTCTGGATGTTACACCGGACGAAATAATACTAAGGGCAACACCCATGAAGATTACTAAGAAACCAACTACACTTCCGCCGGGTACTATCGACCAGTACGTCAAAGAACTGCCCGATAAACTATTCGAATGCCTATATCCGAATTGCCGCAAAGTATTCAAGCGTAGATACAACATAAGGTCACACATTCAAACTCATCTGCAAGATAGGCCCTATTCATGCGATTTCCCCGGTTGCACGAAAGCGTTTGTCCGCAATCACGATTTAATAAGACACAAGATTTCGCACAACGCTAAGAAGTATGTCTGCCCCTGCGGCAAGAGGTTTAACAGGGAAGACGCCCTAATGGTCCATCGAAGTCGCATGATTTGCGCAGGTGGTAAGAAATTAGAACATTCAATCAATAAGAAGCTCACATCACCCAAGAAGAGCCTTCTCGACAGCCCGCATGAGACGAGCCCCGTGAAAGAAACCATTGCCCGAGATAAAGATGGGAGCATCctaatgaaaatggaagaGCAGCTGAGAAATGATATGCGGAAGCACGGATTATTAGATCCGCCACCTTCCCCAGCGCCATACGATCAAAACCCAAACCATACGACTTCGAGCGAAAGCGACGACATCTGA
- the USB1 gene encoding phosphoric diester hydrolase (similar to Saccharomyces cerevisiae USB1 (YLR132C); ancestral locus Anc_8.327), producing the protein MEFISTDYSSSDGSDTEGETSNKVEIQIKSAKETSTERADSADLPAIPDSIISKYHITPNLQKYEQQDMNISQFWRSFTYFEWRPTPAVHRKLQQIIYKYKKMFMKQESTNPYRLAEFDPLFLSHLGAPRPLHISLTRSLPFETEEKRDIFIQEVRNGLRDNEIAPFTLKISPYPRLYISERASALYLGLPVSEHSSSTHLSPFRTIIGKALQKSGISNHQKLILSLQDLHISIAIADNPSKATLQRYQQLNEVMGALMLLNDEFTYQPALLINSICCDENRHSIKIHFH; encoded by the coding sequence ATGGAGTTCATATCCACAGATTATTCCAGCAGTGACGGTAGTGATACGGAAGGCGAAACGAGCAACAAAGTTGAAATTCAGATTAAATCTGCCAAGGAAACCAGCACAGAGAGAGCTGATTCTGCGGATTTGCCCGCCATCCCAGATTCAATCATATCGAAGTACCACATTACGCcaaatttacaaaaatacgAACAGCAAGATATGAATATAAGTCAGTTTTGGCGATCTTTTACATATTTTGAGTGGCGGCCGACTCCAGCGGTTCATCGGAAACTTCAACAAATCATCTATAAATATAAGAAAATGTTTATGAAGCAGGAATCCACCAATCCATACCGACTCGCGGAATTTGACCCGCTGTTCCTCTCGCACTTGGGAGCCCCCAGACCATTGCACATTTCTTTAACACGATCGCTGCCGTTcgaaacagaagaaaagcgagatatttttattcagGAAGTAAGAAACGGTTTACGAGACAATGAAATAGCCCCATTTACGCTTAAAATTTCTCCCTATCCGAGGCTCTACATCTCAGAAAGGGCCAGTGCGTTGTACCTCGGTCTCCCCGTCTCAGAGCACTCCAGCAGTACGCATCTCTCTCCTTTCAGAACGATAATAGGAAAAGCACTTCAAAAGTCAGGCATTTCCAATCACCAGAAACTAATTCTGAGCCTACAAGACCTACATATTTCAATCGCCATCGCCGACAACCCCTCAAAAGCCACGCTGCAACGCTATCAACAACTCAACGAGGTCATGGGGGCACTTATGCTTCTCAACGATGAGTTCACATACCAGCCAGCCCTTCTGATCAATTCTATCTGCTGTGATGAAAACCGCCATTCCATCAAAATTCACTTCCACTGA
- the CKI1 gene encoding bifunctional choline kinase/ethanolamine kinase CKI1 (similar to Saccharomyces cerevisiae EKI1 (YDR147W) and CKI1 (YLR133W); ancestral locus Anc_8.328) produces the protein MVSESRQGSVRSYSVGYQARSRSSSQRRHSLTRQRSSQRLIRTISIESDVSNVTDDDDLRAVNEGVADLELDVSETANKGPRKAPATDAADSVGSASSEYIEIPFVKETLDASLPLDYLKQDVLNLILNLKISKWYNNKKVQPVAQDINLIKISGAMTNSIFKVEYPRLPSLLLRIYGPNIDNIIDREYELQILARLSLKNIGPSLYGCFVNGRFEQFLENSKTLTKDDIRNWKNSQRIARRMKELHVGVPLLSSERKNGSACWQKIEQWLCTIEKVDQWVGDSGNLEKSLVCKDWSKFRDIVDRYHRWLIAQEQGADRVNKSLVFCHNDAQYGNLLFTAPVMNTPSLYTASSSTSLVSQSSSLFPSDSNVIVDDIINPPKQEQSQDSKLVVIDFEYAGPNPAAYDLANHLSEWMYDYNNPKTPHECHTDRYPDKEQVLNFLYSYVSHLRGGAKEPIDEEVQRLYKSIIQWRATVQLFWSLWAILQSGELEKEEALTATAKEEIGPNGKKYIIKTEPEPLEEDLGEKEDEPEAGVSIDTFDYMAYGRDKIAVFWGDLIRLGIITKEECENFSSFKYLDTSYL, from the coding sequence ATGGTTTCAGAATCACGTCAAGGGAGTGTGAGAAGTTATTCGGTGGGCTATCAAGCAAGATCTAGATCAAGCTCTCAGAGAAGACACTCGTTGACACGTCAGCGATCTTCTCAAAGGTTGATCAGAACCATCAGCATTGAGTCTGACGTTTCCAATGTTACGGACGATGACGACTTAAGGGCTGTCAACGAGGGCGTCGCAGACCTCGAATTAGACGTTTCCGAAACTGCAAATAAGGGACCAAGAAAAGCACCAGCGACAGATGCCGCGGATAGTGTAGGCTCTGCTTCATCGGAATATATTGAGATTCCGTTTGTCAAGGAAACGCTGGATGCAAGCCTACCCCTGGATTATCTAAAGCAAGATGTCTTGAATCTTATTCTGAACTTGAAGATATCTAAATGGTACAACAATAAGAAAGTTCAACCGGTGGCTCAAGATATAAATTTAATTAAGATATCTGGTGCAATGACCAATTCAATCTTCAAAGTTGAATATCCTAGGTTGCCGTCGTTACTGTTGAGAATATACGGTCCCAACATCGATAATATCATTGACAGGGAATATGAATTGCAGATATTAGCTAGACTTTCCTTGAAAAACATAGGTCCTTCGCTTTATGGCTGTTTTGTAAACGGTAGATTCGAACAATTCTTAGAGAACTCTAAAACTTTGACAAAAGATGACATTAGAAACTGGAAAAACTCTCAAAGAATTGCAAGAAGAATGAAAGAACTGCATGTGGGTGTGCCGCTTTTGAGTtcggaaagaaagaatggCTCGGCCTGCTGGCAAAAGATTGAGCAATGGTTGTGTACgattgaaaaagttgatcAATGGGTAGGAGACTCTGGTAATCTTGAAAAGTCTCTGGTGTGTAAGGACTGGTCCAAGTTTAGGGATATCGTCGATAGATATCACAGATGGTTGATTGCACAAGAACAGGGTGCAGACCGGGTTAACAAGAGTCTTGTGTTCTGCCACAACGATGCTCAATACGGTAATTTGCTTTTTACAGCGCCTGTGATGAATACACCAAGCTTGTACACAGCGTCTTCTTCTACGTCGCTAGTTTCACAATCGAGTTCCTTATTCCCTTCGGACTCTAATGTCATTGTGGATGATATTATCAACCCGCCAAAGCAAGAACAAAGCCAAGACTCGAAACTGGTTgtcattgattttgaatatgcAGGCCCTAATCCTGCCGCGTACGATCTAGCAAACCACCTCTCCGAGTGGATGTACGATTACAACAACCCTAAGACTCCACATGAGTGCCACACTGATAGATATCCTGATAAAGAGcaagttttgaatttcCTATACTCCTATGTTTCACATCTAAGGGGTGGAGCCAAGGAACCCATCGACGAGGAGGTACAAAGACTTTACAAATCTATCATTCAATGGAGGGCCACCGTACAATTGTTCTGGTCGCTTTGGGCCATCCTTCAAAGTGGCGAActggaaaaggaagaggCCCTCACTGCCACTgctaaagaagaaatcggccccaatggaaaaaaatacatcatCAAGACTGAGCCTGAGCCCCTCGAAGAAGATCTTGgcgaaaaagaagatgagcCTGAGGCCGGCGTTAGTATCGACACGTTCGATTATATGGCTTACGGGCGCGACAAGATTGCGGTCTTTTGGGGTGACCTGATTCGTTTGGGCATAATTACCAAGGAGGAATGCGAAAATTTCagctctttcaaatacCTAGATACTAGTTATTTGTAG
- the PDC5 gene encoding indolepyruvate decarboxylase 5 (similar to Saccharomyces cerevisiae PDC5 (YLR134W)), with the protein MSEITLGKYLFERLSQVNCNTVFGLPGDFNLSLLDKLYEVEGMRWAGNANELNAAYAADGYARIKGMSCIITTFGVGELSALNGIAGSYAEHVGVLHVVGVPSISSQAKHLLLHHTLGNGDFTVFHRMSANISETTAMITDIASAPSEIDRCIRTTFTTQRPVYLGLPANLVDLNVPAKLLDTPIDMSLKPNDAEAEAEVVRTVIEMIKDAKNPVILADACASRHDVKAETKKLIELTQFPIFVTPMGKGAIDEQHPRYGGVYVGTLSRPEVKKAVESADLILSVGALLSDFNTGSFSYSYKTKNVVEFHSDHIKIRNATFPGVQMKFTLQKLLNAIPEVVKDYKPVAVPARVPINKATPANTSMKQEWMWNQLGNFLQEGDIVIAETGTSAFGINQTTFPTDVYAIVQVLWGSIGFTVGALLGATMAAEELDPKKRVILFIGDGSLQLTVQEISTMIRWGLKPYIFVLNNNGYTIEKLIHGPHAEYNEVQSWDHLSLLPTFGARDYETHRITTTGEWDKLTQDKDFQDNSRIRMIEVMLPVFDAPQNLVKQAQLTAATNAKQ; encoded by the coding sequence aTGTCTGAAATAACTCTAGGTAAATATTTATTCGAAAGATTGAGTCAAGTTAACTGTAACACTGTCTTCGGTTTACCAGGTGACTTTAACTTGTCCCTTTTGGATAAGCTTTATGAAGTCGAAGGTATGAGATGGGCTGGTAACGCCAACGAATTGAACGCTGCCTACGCCGCTGATGGTTACGCTCGTATCAAGGGTATGTCCTGTATCATCACCACCTTCGGTGTCGGTGAATTGTCTGCCTTGAACGGTATTGCCGGTTCTTACGCTGAACACGTCGGTGTTTTGCACGTCGTTGGTGTTCCATCAATCTCTTCTCAAGCTAAGCATTTGTTGTTGCATCACACCTTAGGTAACGGTGACTTCACTGTTTTCCACAGAATGTCCGCCAACATTTCTGAAACCACTGCTATGATCACTGACATCGCTAGCGCTCCATCTGAAATTGACAGATGTATCAGAACCACCTTCACCACCCAAAGACCTGTGTACTTGGGTTTGCCAGCTAACTTGGTTGACTTGAATGTCCCAGCCAAGTTGTTGGACACTCCAATTGACATGTCTTTGAAGCCAAACGACGCTGAAGCTGAAGCTGAAGTCGTCAGAACTGTTATTGAAATGATCAAAGACGCTAAGAACCCAGTTATCTTGGCCGATGCTTGTGCTTCCAGACATGATGTTAAGGCTGAAACTAAGAAGTTGATCGAGTTAACTCAATTCCCAATCTTCGTCACCCCAATGGGTAAGGGTGCCATTGACGAACAACACCCAAGATACGGTGGTGTCTACGTCGGTACCTTGTCTAGACCAGAAGTCAAGAAGGCTGTCGAATCTGCtgatttgattttgtcTGTCGGTGCTTTGTTATCTGATTTCAACACCGGTTCTTTCTCTTACTCTTACAAGACAAAGAACGTTGTTGAATTCCACTCCGATCACATCAAGATTAGAAACGCCACTTTCCCAGGTGttcaaatgaaatttaCCTTGcaaaaattgttgaacGCTATTCCTGAAGTCGTCAAGGACTACAAACCAGTTGCTGTTCCAGCTAGAGTTCCAATTAACAAAGCTACCCCAGCTAACACCTCAATGAAACAAGAATGGATGTGGAACCAATTGGGTAACTTCTTGCAAGAAGGTGATATTGTTATTGCTGAAACCGGTACTTCCGCCTTCGGTATCAACCAAACTACTTTCCCAACAGACGTTTACGCTATCGTCCAAGTCTTGTGGGGTTCTATTGGTTTCACTGTTGGTGCTCTATTGGGTGCTACTATGGCCGCTGAAGAACTTGATCCAAAGAAGAGAGTCATTTTATTCATTGGTGACGGTTCTTTGCAATTGACtgttcaagaaatctcCACCATGATTAGATGGGGTTTGAAGCCTTACATTTTCGTTTTAAACAACAATGGTTACACCATTGAAAAGTTGATTCACGGTCCTCATGCTGAATATAATGAAGTTCAAAGTTGGGACCACTTGTCCTTGTTGCCAACCTTCGGTGCTAGAGATTACGAAACCCACAGAATCACTACAACTGGTGAATGGGACAAGTTGACTCAAGACAAGGACTTCCAAGATAACTCTAGAATCAGAATGATTGAAGTTATGTTGCCTGTCTTCGACGCTCCACAAAACTTGGTTAAACAAGCTCAATTGACGGCCGCTACCAACGCTAAACAATAA
- the SLX4 gene encoding Slx4p (similar to Saccharomyces cerevisiae SLX4 (YLR135W); ancestral locus Anc_8.330), translating into MELQRAQRNLKFLQNEDPMNVANHDSLNSESQSVSSIAMETQVPDVQFSLSSGDDSIGTQENNETTHKSSVARETTKCNTESNANVDAINTGSIHASHSNSLKSDVVEENIFINTQIQSRLDDAEEETNLKSKMKQFKYASQCNQYDNLGNKNIARRRPAIRKSKPKLKSKTRDKRDPNAIKNITDFNINNYKLSRAASLLKQLSGKHKKVLDIIKVQNEGSDSAPSKAKNDKGEGATFDTYSGQEWKYIMKLLLEKFPHSETTDLNKVQKFLYGSEQSSSGLDDLETSQKKLWTASQLPPKLPNETNQPKQEERTQDSQSAVNFLSLSQVMDDRSEIIKDEEDIITSESFSASLQEYGNNIEIQETLEHSFGDNIELTVGTHINGFSLTDYKACKPLSAEVGTKCKNNGDEDNDDISVVSDTTDETSTLFPLDPYRYIFIEKDKKPASTTDTVASTQFFTPNTSPLDGIIDLTQESFKAVRSLISPLKAESNRPTASQASNQVQIQVPATRTPTIIPQKNLMTTLKTEGERTDLGNTIRVKLLHKRVSELDPELVNCDCHTIEANDSEEEETELDNDLFCIADVKLANLPKTSTETPIPNLLAKNSIDDAVTASPTTSPEKFHEIITSQSMKELRQSLKTVGLKPMRTKVEIIQSLQTASQILSIATPGDSDGHDGVIGFSKTEIFDHLTELIQSFPGVLERIYTFEPIPLYELIEKLFSLEPFVSQIDEMTIREWADIQGICLRNDKK; encoded by the coding sequence ATGGAGCTTCAAAGAGCACAACGGAACCTaaaatttttacaaaatgaGGATCCCATGAATGTTGCCAATCACGACAGCCTAAACAGTGAGAGCCAAAGTGTCTCTTCTATAGCAATGGAAACTCAGGTACCAGATGTAcagttttctttatcatctGGTGATGACTCTATTGGTACGCAAGAAAACAACGAGACTACACATAAGTCATCCGTGGCGAGGGAAACTACTAAATGCAATACGGAGAGTAATGCGAATGTTGATGCAATAAATACAGGTTCAATTCATGCTTCTCACTCTAATTCACTCAAATCGGATGTAGTTGAAGAGAACATATTCATTAACACTCAGATTCAAAGTCGACTTGATGACGCAGAGGAGGAAACAAATCTAAAATCCAAAATGAAACAATTCAAGTATGCGTCCCAGTGTAATCAATACGATAATCTCggcaataaaaatatagcAAGAAGAAGGCCAGCAATAAGGAAATCCAAACCGAAACTCAAATCGAAGACTAGGGATAAACGAGACCCTAATGCTATTAAAAATATAACTGATTTTAATATTAATAACTACAAACTTTCACGGGCTGCTAGTTTATTAAAGCAATTGTCAGGTAAGCACAAGAAGGTTTTGGATATAATAAAGGTacaaaatgaaggaagtGATAGCGCACCGTCTAAAGCAAAGAATGATAAGGGTGAAGGTGCCACATTTGATACCTATAGTGGACAGGAATGGAAGTATATTATGAAGCTGcttttggaaaagtttCCTCATAGTGAAACAACGGACTTGAATAAAGTCCAAAAATTCTTATATGGAAGCGAACAATCGTCGAGTGGCTTGGACGATCTAGAAACATCACAAAAAAAGCTCTGGACAGCATCACAGTTACCACCAAAACTTCCTAACGAAACTAACCAACCAAAACAAGAGGAAAGGACGCAGGACAGCCAAAGCGCAGTAAACTTCCTGTCGTTGTCTCAAGTGATGGATGATAGGAGCGAGATTATAAAAGACGAAGAGGACATAATCACTTCAGAATCGTTTTCTGCAAGCCTTCAAGAATATGGAAATAACATAGAGATACAAGAAACGTTAGAACACAGTTTTGGTGATAATATTGAATTGACTGTGGGAACACATATTAACGGATTTTCACTCACAGATTATAAGGCTTGTAAACCCCTGTCTGCTGAAGTGGGTacaaaatgcaaaaatAACGGggatgaagataatgatgatatttctGTTGTCTCGGATACTACCGATGAGACATCGACGTTATTTCCATTAGACCCATACCGgtatattttcattgaaaaagacaaaaaacCAGCATCGACCACGGACACCGTTGCAAGCAcacaatttttcactccCAACACATCACCATTGGATGGCATAATCGATTTGACACAGGAATCGTTCAAAGCCGTTCGGTCATTGATTTCGCCCTTGAAGGCGGAAAGCAATAGGCCGACAGCATCACAGGCATCGAATCaagttcaaattcaagtcCCAGCAACGAGAACCCCCACAATTATTCCCCAAAAGAATCTCATGACAACATTAAAAACTGAAGGAGAAAGGACTGATTTGGGAAATACCATCAGAGTTAAATTATTGCATAAAAGAGTGAGTGAACTAGACCCCGAATTAGTAAATTGTGATTGTCATACAATTGAAGCTAATGattctgaagaagaagagacGGAGCTAGATAATGATCTATTCTGCATTGCAGATGTCAAATTAGCAAACTTGCCTAAAACCTCGACCGAAACACCAATACCGAATCTTCTTGCCAAAAACAGTATTGATGATGCCGTTACCGCAAGTCCAACTACTTCacctgaaaaatttcatgaGATAATCACGTCACAGTCAATGAAGGAGCTTCGACAAAGCTTGAAAACGGTTGGACTAAAACCCATGAGGACGAAAGTCGAAATCATACAATCATTACAAACTGCATCGCAGATTTTGTCCATAGCCACTCCAGGTGATAGTGACGGGCATGACGGGGTGATAGGTTTCAGTAAGACGGAGATATTTGATCATTTAACCGAGCTAATTCAATCTTTTCCAGGGGTTTTAGAGCgaatatatacatttgAACCCATCCCACTATACGaattaattgaaaaattgttcaGCCTGGAACCATTTGTCTCACAAATCGACGAGATGACCATCAGAGAATGGGCTGACATTCAAGGGATATGTTTAAGAAACGATAAAAAATAG
- the TIS11 gene encoding Tis11p (similar to Saccharomyces cerevisiae CTH1 (YDR151C) and TIS11 (YLR136C); ancestral locus Anc_8.333), with translation MWAPLAYTRPESQRTDLTSLFSADREQNPLNDYQYQINIRELEDYYNKTILNEDNIQETGSEISSAVSFSPSKQKDAIQPGLLYDPQLINPFLPSADLNSSIPTAFKKKLEVQINPDYVPKSSQLPLTFQNLEQLSQQKLKNDVPSSPRKESPAQPKAKSQLQETPKQLYKTELCESFTLKGTCPYGSKCQFAHGLNELKVKKSCKNFRTKPCVNWEKLGYCPYGRRCCFKHGDDNDIAVYVKAGTYCGVPAGNKPSDQKRSNGRGNDHCYTKRKNLNVKVKALQRMTW, from the coding sequence ATGTGGGCCCCATTAGCATACACCAGACCGGAATCTCAAAGAACTGACTTGACGTCGCTGTTCTCAGCCGACCGAGAGCAAAACCCATTGAACGACTATCAGTACCAGATCAACATCCGGGAGTTGGAGGATTACTATAACAAAACCATCTTAAACGAAGACAACATTCAAGAAACAGGCAGCGAGATTTCTTCTGCAGTATCATTCTCCCCATCCAAACAGAAAGATGCCATTCAACCAGGGCTGCTATATGATCCGCAGTTGATAAACCCGTTTCTCCCATCAGCCGATCTGAATAGTAGCATCCCCACCGCTTTTAAAAAGAAGCTGGAGGTGCAGATAAATCCAGATTATGTTCCCAAATCTTCGCAATTGCCATTGACTTTTCAGAATTTAGAGCAGCTGTCCCAACAAAAGCTCAAAAATGATGTACCTTCTTCTCCACGGAAGGAATCTCCCGCTCAGCCTAAAGCGAAAAGCCAGCTGCAGGAAACTCCCAAGCAGCTTTACAAAACGGAACTATGCGAATCGTTTACTTTGAAGGGAACTTGCCCTTACGGAAGCAAATGCCAGTTTGCCCACGGTCTAAATGAATTGAAAGTCAAGAAATCATGCAAGAATTTCAGAACGAAGCCCTGTGTGAATTGGGAGAAGCTGGGTTATTGTCCCTACGGCCGAAGATGCTGCTTCAAGCACGGCGATGACAACGATATTGCTGTTTACGTAAAAGCTGGCACTTATTGTGGCGTCCCCGCTGGCAACAAGCCATCTGATCAAAAGAGAAGCAATGGTCGTGGGAACGATCACTGTTATACCAAAAGGAAGAACCTAAATGTTAAAGTGAAAGCTCTACAGAGAATGACCTGGTGA